ttttaagAATACTACTttttaagataattttttttgaataaaatttataataaaacttggatataACTGCATTATTTAgcctaaatatttttatttggccaaatataataaagttttagttaatcttttttttgaatttgacttgAAGATAAAGATTTATAAAATTGAAATAATACatagtcaaggcatctaaaaagctataaaaaatacatagtttaaaattaattattttggctataattttttatatagctctaaattacggtgttctaattttttatttttatttttttacagattttacctaaaaaaataaaaatacacagttgaaataaatagtcattgcatcaatagaagaaataaaaagagtgtacaattGCAAGAAATTACAAGTGCAACtgtacattttttttatttcttcttttgatacaatgactatttatttcagctatgtatttttataactttttagatgacttgactatttatttcaattgcataaatctttattttcaggtcaaattcaaaaaaaatgattaactaaaactttattatttttggcaaaataaaaatattttgccTAAAAATTGTAGTTATATCCaaattttattataaattttattcgaaaaaaattatctaaaaaagtaatattcttaaaaagataaaaaaaaatattttattttttaaaaaaatgccaCATAAACATAAAAATCTACGTGGCAGACGAGTACACCCATACTTTTTGCCACATCAGCGTCTAGGGAGGTAATGACCCTCAAAAGGCCAAATTGAAGGGGGTAATTAAGATCGGATATAATTCGGGAAGAATACTAATAATCTAAGCCAAGTTTAGAAGTGATTTAAGATATTTTGCCGTTTACTCGACTGAAAGTTTCTATTCCTTTTCTCGAGTTTTTTGCTGTGAGCgaaattttaattatttatggaccACCTTTTAAGACTCCAATAATAGCATCATTCTTGTAAGCAAGTAATAGTTGTATTATTTTAGAATATAATCTTCAATGCACCAACCGTTAGAGAGCGTCATTTATGACTTGCATATAACTCAACCTAGTAATTAATAAAGTAGCAATAGTCTACCTTCTGCTTCAAAAACCCATATAACAATTTTAGGTCTACTGCATGCAATAATTTCCATAACTAAACGGAATTTGATTGTCGGTCTAATCAGGTAGTtcatttatatattatactatgtTTCTATTTGTCCTTTTATCCCCTTTATTTGGGTCACgtcaagagaaagaaaaaaaaaaggaaagaaaatattaTAGTCAGAGAAAATATAGCAAAACACCAGAAACAAAGAAAGAAATTCCTCAACTAAGACGATGCTTTACTTTTGTGTTAACacataaatattagaaaaatggCCTCAAAAAACTACCCAGAAAATTATAAATGGTATAATGATATTAAAATTTTAAAGCACCAAAACTTTCCATTAAATGAAAACGATTGCCAAAAATATCTATTATCACATGTAGTATTGTACGACAATGCAATTTTGTGTGGCTGAAGAGTCATTATTTAATGCTGGAGTAAAATCAATTAGTTAGAAATCAGCATCAGTTGGAAGAATAAAAAATCAGACTCATTTAACTTAGACCATCGGCAGTGACCACACTAATCCAGCGATTAATATTATAAGTACGgtagaaaaattaattaagtgcaGAACTTGGTTTATACCTTTTTAAATACCAACACATCTCTTTCAATTTCAGACGTATTAACTTCCCACTGACTAAGTCAAATAGTCAAATTCGACACACCTTCCTTCCTTTTTCTTACTTCGTACCCTTAACCACACCTTATAGCTTAAATATATAACTAATACCTCCGGATCCCAAATATAAGTAGTATTTTGTTGTGATTTCTATAAATAGGTGtttcaaattatttgtcattttaaagTTCaacataaaattaattattttctcTATTTTACCCTTAGTAGTAATTATTCTTGAAGATAGAGATGATACATAAATAAAGTAAATGTTCAACGAAGAGAAATTATATTTATGACATAAATAagagtaaaatagtcaaaaatatttttaattaatattttctaAAGAGACATGTAAAAGAGAAGCacgacaaataatttgagacataAAGAGTAATAATTTGAATTATCTTAAAAAAATTAACGATTTAGCAAAATAAGAGGTCATTTATCACTTGTTTTTTGAATCTACACATAGTACTGTTCAAGTTAGTGGAGTGTTAATTAAATGAGATAGATATTTACGGTGAGATGAAGAGCAATAATATTTTTATGGTTAAGGCTGGATGTACTAAATAAAAGAACAGATATGAAGGTATATAGTAATTTCTTTtttggttttggggtcgtgaatAATTAAATCAGATAGGAATCAATGCCATTAAAGGAGCAACAACACGTTAAATTGACGGCCAATTTTGCATTAGAGATGAAAAAAGAGCATGTGTGAAGTGAAGAAAGTCATGTGATTTTAGGGTTATTGCATGTGTTTTTTCAACCCCTTAAAACCGCAGCAAGACATGCTAGCTGTCTTGCGTGCATACTTTCTTACTCTATGTTCGATATTTGACTATTTTCTGCTCATGTTTTGTCTGTATATTATTTCTTGAGaagtaaagaaaaaagaagaaagaaaacggTATATGGTTAGATGTAGGTTAAATGTCGTAACCAAAGTTTTACTTGTGGTTGGTGTTGTTATTTAATGAAAACACAAAGGATTGTGATTGGTAAAGATCACGTTACACAGTCATGGGCCATTTTGACGGAATATTGAGTGGCCATGCTCTCCTAGTTTGTTTATGTCTGGGTAGAAGATGTTTTTTTTTTCCGGTTAAACGATGTTGatctttttgttcttttgttcattttgtttttcttttcccatctttttccttttttcttcttttcaataaatAAATATAGAATGTTAAAGTGTATAACAATTACCTTGGTTCTGTGGATATATCAGGTTATATATATTGCTAAAACTAATTTGCGCATATACCGCAAATTTATGGATTGATACGGTTTAGAATAAAACATACCAACTCATCTACATATGAGTCAGAATTTTAAATTTATGGGTTTTAAATTTTAACGCGACAACTTTAAATGCTAATAATTGGattataaatacaatatttattcatatttaatgaactttttaatattgatatactatttgagcaaaaattattaattaagtTCATGGACTTCTAGCTCCGCCCTTGCATAGATGTAATCATGTAAGTGGACAATTTACCCATCAAAGTGTTCTAAAACATATAAGAAAAAGATTCAAAAATAATTCATCAGATTTTTTCTCGTTTTAAAGATTTTTTGTGGGGTTCCCTTCAATAAAAGTTATTATAGTATTAAACCGGAAAGCAACCACTGTATTTGCTTATATAGCACGTGTTACTTTTGAGATAATACGTGTAAACTGAATATGGAGAGCAGGCCAAATTAAGGCTTGAGCTTCCTCAACAAGAAAGTCGAGGACTAGTAACTAAAGTTGGTGGTTGAAAGCTAGACAGTTATTACTCATTATATGCCTCTCTCTAACAAAAGTCTTCAACAAATACAAGTTATAAGTACACTAATTACTCCTTTCGGTCGGTGCATCTGAATTTACAGTAGCATTAAAGTGCAAAATTCTGTATTAATCAAGGAATTTTTTATCATTTAGGTATTATATGAAATGATCAAGGAATTATGTTTTAGTGTATAGAGTTAAATCCTATATTTTAAGGTTTGTTGCATTGCAACGAAATACAAGGTTTGCCTCCAATTCGTTGCATTTCGGAATTTATGATTGGAGAGTAATGGGATGAAAGTCACATAATTCAAACGACGTAAACTTTTGTCTTCTCATCAACCATGGAAACAACTTCCCTTTAATAGTCATGGAACCACATCCATTTCTCATTTATTAGATCCATCTTCCTCCTCAACTGTacctaatttatttttcttaattcaaTTTTTATCAAGATCGGATCAAAAAGAGCCGTCCGGTGCATAAAGTATCCCGTGTTTAATCAAGGTCCGGGGAAGGATCGCACCCCAAGGGCTTGTAATATAGGCAGCTTACCCTAATACAATCTACAGTGGCTGAGATTCCACGGTTCGAACTCGTGATCTATAAGTCACATGGTAACAACTTTATCATTGTTCCCGGGCTCCCTTTCAATATCATCCCTTCAATCAATGGCCTTgaatgttttaaaaataaatgtaaTAAAATGGTTTACCACTTACTAGTTATAGCTACCGGCCAACTGCATTAAATCTCATTTTACTCTAAGTACACTAACACACTAACTAACACACAAAAGGCCATTATATTCTTGAATGACCTCAAAACATTAAATAAACTGACCTCACATTGGTTGgagttcaaaaatcttattttcttttaatataaAAGTGTGCCCCGCCCAAGTCAATAATCATCCCCTGCACTGCAGCCAAATTCCTAGAAATCAAAACACCACTCCTTTCCTGAATGGTTTCCTTTAATTATTTTACGCATTTAATTCAGCAACCTTTTAAAACCATTTAAATATATACACTAGATTTGAATATATCCAAAATCCAATACTGAGATCTTAGCTTCAAATCCTTATTTTCCTTCTCTTCTACTTCATCCTCTATAGATCTCCAGATCTTGAAGTGaagtacagaaaagaaaagaaaatggtgAGTGGTGGTAGCCATCATCCAGCAGATTTTCTTCTAATCAAACAAGATGACAAATTCTTTTCAAGACTTTTGTCTAAGGAAAATACAGCAAGAGGTGAGTCTTCTTTTAGGTATTATTACTGTGGTGGATCCTCTGGTTCAATTCCATTTGTTTGGGAATCTCAACCTGGTACTCCTAAACATAAATTTTCAGATACTTCTCTTCCTCCACTTACTCCTCCACCTTCTTATCAAACCAATGCCCACTTGAAATCTTTGCAAAAACAATCAAAACCTAATTTTTTCCTCTCCATTTTCCCTAAGATTTCCTCTAAAAGAATCACTTTTTCACCTTCACTCACTTCCCCTTCTGTTTCATCGTCTTGTTCATCGTCGTTTTCGATGTCTTCCATTCCAATCACTGGTTATAATCCCAACACAAGGAACTACCGTTCGAGATCAGAAATTGAGGAGTATGATCATGAGAAACTGCAGATCCCTACTTCACCAACTTCAACGCTCTGTTTTGGCTGTGGAATGGGGAATTCAAAGCGTTTTCGAGTCAATTACCCGGCGAAGAAGAATGTGAAGAAGGCGTTTTCGTCCTTTGTTAGCAATGGCGCAGCTTCTTGAAGATGATATATTATCTTTGAAACATGGTGTTCATCTTGTACATCAGTTTTAAATACTTAGTTTATTTTAAACTGTGAAGTGTGCTGCGATTTCCCTGTTTTAAATTATTTGCTACAATAATCGTGGGAACGAAATTATGTcgacatgtttttttttcttttggtttggtGTCAAGTTAAAACTTTGATGCTATTTTGTCTTTGGAACTGGTATTAATCCATTTAGTTGAAGTGTGAATTGTCTTATCTCACCTTTTACATTTATCCTGTTCTACTTAGGATGTACAGAATAGAGTTTGCAATAATAATACTCCATCTGTTTTCATTTTTGACATTGTGCaaatgggtgaaactgaaacgttgcatcaatcaaaaaaaaaatgagtaTAACTCTAAATTCTATTTGATTCAGGATTTTCTAGCAGGAGGTTTTAGCCATATTTCTGGATGAAAATCGTCAATAATTAAAGTGGACGGGGAGAGTATAACTAAGATATTGTTGTTAATTGTTatgtggatttttttttttttttttgaagttagAAGAGGAATTATTCCTCATATGAGTGCACGAAGTATACTCTGTAGATCCAATAAAAATCGAAGCACATTCAATTTAGGGCCtacttgaattattgaaagatcATAAATATATAGATCCACATTCATTTATGTGGCTGTTTAGAAGTTGCTGTAGCTTAAATGGTCCTGCACGTATGGTTTGCAGGGAAATAAAGTCACTGACTCCATGCATCCTTTTCAAAATTTTTAGTGATGAGTGCCCCCGTTAATGTGTTGTTGCAGTACTGAGAATTCTAAGAACTTTCTTGGTAAAACAATGAAGAAGACACTGCTGTCCGTTGTTGGTCACTTGAAGATGATATATGTTTGCAGGGAAATAGAGTCATCTCGATATATCTTTCTCAAAAAATTTATTTAGTTGATTGCGAAATCAAAAGTGCTAGTGACAAAGCAAATGATACTTATGTGTACTAAAATCTCTGCTGTGTCAATTCTGAACAAGAACGATACTCATTAATTTATTCTTTCGTCCATCCCAGGTAAAGGTAAACATAGTCCAAAGGTAATAAGGTCGCTGGGCCGTTGGGACAACTAAAAGAGTCATTATAGCGGAAAATTACACTAGATGGACATTTTtaataacattttttttttgtattttgatctcattaattattattttatttttattttagaaaaTAGCCTCGCACCAAAATTTTAAAGGATGTTCCTAAGTCCTGACAATAGTAACAGGAATTCTGACAATCACCAAAATTTTCAGCCACAATGCTGAATGATTCTAGTGATCTGTCAGAATTTATGGCGAAATCGTTAGGATCACCATAACTTGATGTTAAGGAAATTCTTGCCCAAATCAAATATAAAATTCTGGCGATCATCAGGAGTGTGCTTTAAAAGTTTGGCACTTCGCTTTTTTCCTAAAAATCTTGcccaaatcaaatatgaaattctgGCGTTTAAAATTTTGGCACAAAGCTTTTTTCCCAAAACTTCTATTATCTGGATAAAAAAATCAATAGTAGCACAAAAATATCTTATTTGTGCCATTCGCCCTTATCTGAGGGTGGTTTCTTCAATTTAATTTTGTTTGTTAAAGAAGTAAATGAAGAAAATATCTATGATATTCTGGATCGATCAAACTTTTAAAATCTATTTTATTTTAAGAACCGATTTTATCAAAAACGCTTTCCAAAAAGAGAATCAAAATGAAAATTTGAGAGGAGGATGGTGCAGGGGCTTTGCGAGATTATCTTGCCCAAATTGAATTATGATGGGATGATCTTACATTTATACTAATAGAACTGGAAGCATCCGTTGTTGCAGTAAAAAAATTCATGGGGCACCTTATTTGGTCACCTCCATTTAAATATatcaactttaaaaaaaaaaaaaggtttaacTAGTATCCAAAAATTTACAACTTGAgacctttctcctcctcctccttcttcttagCAGTGCCGGCTCAAGGGTTGCTAAAGCAGCTGCTTTGGGCCCCATAATTTTGGAGCCACAAATTTTCCTAATAGGTTATAtagtaattaaattttaaaagaaTATTTAGTGTTTTAAATGAGCAAGtacaaattttcataataaaaaatAAGATTAAATTGTTGAGCATAATTGAGAAAAGAAATATCTTTTTCGGAATCACACGCTAGACCATGAATTGTGAAAAAATTCGATTATTAATTCATAACTCAAAAAACTTAAAAATTTAATATAATCCTAAAATGTTCCCTGGATAAGTTTTTAGCAAACgataaaaaaaaacttaaattaAAAGTATGTCTCAAGAGAGATTAAATGAATAAgataaaattattaataactttgcaTAAAAAAACTAGAAAATAGAATGTAAATGAAATTCTATatgaattttcttttcttttataacaaaaaaaataagGCTTCTTACTGAAGTTTTGCTTTAGACCTCCAAGTTTATTTGAGCCGCCCCTGCTTCTTAGTTGCTGTAAAAGAAAGGTGAAGGTGGATTTACATTTTGTGAGCAGATTTTAAGGTGGTTTATGTTGTTTTGTAGTAGTTATAAGCTGATGTGGTCTCTTTGCTCCTCCTCCTCCTTTTGTTGATTTTCCAAAGTAGAGGGGGGTTCGCCTCTTTAATTTTTCATTTCAGTTTGACTTTGAATTTCTCCATTATTTGGTCCTCCCATTTCTACATTAGCAACATGGTTAGATCTTGACATCAAGATTTGGCCGCTATTGTACCTCTGTAATAAAGAGGCTGCATTTTGTGGTAATTCTTTTGTTCCTTCCACCATGTGTCTTTTGTTGCAAGTCTAGAAGATGTTAGATTAAAGATAAACGAAGAAAAATCCATGAATTTCCTTGGAAGAGAACCCTAGATCGAGTGTTCTTAAGAGAGCTAAAAGACAGAGATAGAAAAATCTGCATATATTCAATATAATCTCTTGTACAACTTAACACTTATTTGTCTATATATACTAAACAATAAAGAATGGCTATGAATGGCTATCTGTTACATTTGTGGCTATTGATACAATAATATTACAAGGTTATAAAT
This sequence is a window from Nicotiana sylvestris chromosome 3, ASM39365v2, whole genome shotgun sequence. Protein-coding genes within it:
- the LOC104212178 gene encoding uncharacterized protein, which gives rise to MVSGGSHHPADFLLIKQDDKFFSRLLSKENTARGESSFRYYYCGGSSGSIPFVWESQPGTPKHKFSDTSLPPLTPPPSYQTNAHLKSLQKQSKPNFFLSIFPKISSKRITFSPSLTSPSVSSSCSSSFSMSSIPITGYNPNTRNYRSRSEIEEYDHEKLQIPTSPTSTLCFGCGMGNSKRFRVNYPAKKNVKKAFSSFVSNGAAS